The genomic interval GTGCCAGTAGCACTCTCGCTCTCAGCTAAACAGTATATCTGTCTAGCAACCTCTTCAACGGTTGCGAGTCTCCCTAGTGTGCTCTTTTTCTTTACTCCTTCTACTTTTGATTCGGGGAATTGAAGACCCCAGTCCTGTGGTTATGTGGGTTAGCTTGGTGCCATATATTATTGTTGAGGATGGAGACAATAGATATTGGACATACAGTGAGCATCAATCCTGGTGAAATGGAGTTCACTCGTATTGTTGACGTGAGAGCTAATGACTTGATGAGATGTATTTGAGCAGCTTTCGTCACAGAGTATGCCTGGGATTGCACTCGTCAGTGCTCTTACTTTACTAGTGTTTATCAGATCCTTGGGTTATGAACATACCATGGAACTCCCACCCGGTTTCACACCCCTATTATGATCCCCTTAGCCCTCATTAATCTAGCAGATCCAGATCACGAGAATACAAATAGAAGAATAAGGGAGCACTAACGCAATACTAGCGGTCGATATGAAACTTCCATCGGTCTTCTCTAGATGTGGCTTCACAGCATGGAAAAGCCACAAATGCGACTTCACATTCATGTTGAAACATCGATCCCAATCTTCTTCGACAACATTGTCGTCTAAATCTTGAAAATTGCGAATTTGAGTCCAACCATGATTGGAGACAACTGTTCTACTTGATTAGTCCTCTTGATCCACAAGTTCAAAATACAAATCGATCGAGAAATCGGGGATTTTGAGATATAAACACACCAACATCTAATCGTCCCCACTTCTCCATGCTTTCCTTAACCAATCTCTCCACCTCATCTTTCTTTGACATATCAGCCTTTATAGCTGTAACTCCTTCTGTCTCTTCATTAGATGATAGGGTTTTCCTTGCAAGATCTCCTAGCTCGACAACAAGATCTTGTGCTTTGTCATAGCTGGAATGGTAATTAACAATGACACGGACGCCGTGTGATGCAAACAGTCGAGCAGTGGCAGCGCCAAGCCCGGCTGAAGAAGCGGTTATCAGGGCTACAGATGCTCGAGTTAAAGGTGCCATTTTTGGAGTTAGATTTTGATGGAGGAGTGAAGGTCAGCAGTGAGGTGAAGTGAGAGGGGCAGAAATTACCCCGCTGTCATGCATGTGCCCCGCACTTTCCGATTCCGTCGTGTTTGATACGATCCTCCTCTTCGATGTAGTTCAAAGTGGTATAATTAAATATCTAGAACTCGCCATCATGACACTGCATATCCATTCGAATCTCAAGTGCTCATTTAAAATGCGGTTCCAACCTGTATCCTCTTGGAGTTGCACTTGCGTCTCCTATACTTGCCCTAGTATTACATGTAATGTAACGGCGTTTACGGCGTAGAGTACTACTGCAAGCTGGTTGAGGGGTGTAGCGGTTGTGCAGTCGATTATACTatgagaaaaaagaaatgggaGCTGGTAGGGAACATTCACATCAGATTGCAAATTAATCTTGCATGGTTTCATTAGGTATATTTGTTCTTTTCCTATAtgcgaaaaagaaaagaaaatcgtGAGTGACATATACAAGATGATGCAGATTGATCCCGCAAAAGCCAGGCCAGCCCATAATATTTTACCCCAAAACCTGTCATATCTTTGTAGAGAGGAGTGAGCTGATTCTTTCGTAATACAGCTTACAGTCATTATGCATTCCAACGCCGTAATTTTGTGTCTGCTTGAGTCGGATGCTCAAGTAGACATAACCGTAGTCCCATTTTTAATTATACACTTTGTACATCATGATTCCTCCGCTGAATCTCACGTTCATTACTCCAGTATATACGAAGTAAATCTCTTCCTTACTCTATGCGCCGAGCAATGCTAAGTTTGCGTTCCGCAAAATGTAAAACTTGATTTAAAGTATTCAAGGGTTCTTGACAACTCCGACCTTGGCAGCTCTCAAAATTCTTCCGTTGAGTTTGAATCCCTTCTGTTGGGTGTGGAAAACTGTGCCATCCTCCTTTCCTGCCATAGGAGTCATGAAAGTAGCCTCGTGTTCATTTGGGTTGAATTTCTCGGACTCGACTGAAGGGTCGAATCTTTCCAGACCGTGCTTCTTCAATGTTGACATGAGGATATTCTCGGTCATCTTCAGCCCCTCGTGTAATGTGATCAAGTCTTGTTGATGCTCATTGCGTTCTTCGGCAGAAACGGAGAGCTTCTCTGCGGGAACAGTGGTAAGAGCTCGGTCAAAGTTGTCAACACTGTCAACGAGATCTTTGGCAAATTTTTGAATAGCAAAGTCTTTAGCAGCTTGCATATCTCGTTTTGTGCGCTCTTGGAGGTTGCGGAATTCGGCGATGGAGCGGAGGAGCTTGTCCTGTAATGTGGGGTTAGCCAAACGCTCTTGAACAGATATTTGCAATTTCTTTGCCACCGCATGAGGTTCAAAAGCTCATATCCCATAGGTATTACCGCCGCAGCATTCGGCAGAATGAGCATAAAGCAGTGGTGTAGAAGCAGATCAACAATATTGGATTGAAAACACAAACCtttaattcaagaatttcctTATCCTTTGCCTCTAAAGCCTTCTTCGATGGATCTTCTGCTTCagcatccttcttctctgctGCTGGCTCATCTTTCTTGGCCTCTGGTTCCGTAGCATagaatcttcttcc from Botrytis cinerea B05.10 chromosome 9, complete sequence carries:
- the Bcmge1 gene encoding Bcmge1 codes for the protein MNSRTLLRQSSRALSSSLRSSAARQPLRSQFHNNTSLAAQVASRQFQGRRFYATEPEAKKDEPAAEKKDAEAEDPSKKALEAKDKEILELKDKLLRSIAEFRNLQERTKRDMQAAKDFAIQKFAKDLVDSVDNFDRALTTVPAEKLSVSAEERNEHQQDLITLHEGLKMTENILMSTLKKHGLERFDPSVESEKFNPNEHEATFMTPMAGKEDGTVFHTQQKGFKLNGRILRAAKVGVVKNP